Genomic DNA from Oryza sativa Japonica Group chromosome 5, ASM3414082v1:
AAGTTCACCAAATGAAACAACTATTAGCAATTTCGATCACCAACCTTATTATGTACACGCggaataattatataattaagcTCAGCTCATGATTATTGccaattagtaattaaacaacacaAATATATGTACagcaaaagagagagaaattaaGTACTCAAATTAACGCTCACAAGTTGTGCAGCGGATTTGATCCAGTCGGCGAGAACCTCTTGTCGTCGCTGAAGaagccatcgtcgccgccgccgccggtgccggtgccgaACCGCCGTCGGGTGAAGGCGGCGTGGCGGCTCTGATCCTTCCAGTGCTGCCCAtgagccgacgacgacggcgaggcgccgTTCTTGGAAccgggaggcggccgcggccgccgctgctgctgctgctgctgctccggcgacgacgacgggacgacggcggcggcgacggcattgCCGAGAAGCGAGGCTCCCCTCAGCGCGAGAGGGACGATGATCAGTGTCACCACCATGGCAATCTTGATGCAGTTCATGGCACTCTCTCTTACTTAATTAttagcctctctctctctctcacacacgtACACTCTCGAGAAGAGATAGAAATGGAGCTATAGCAAATTATGTGCTAGCTACTTCGTCGTTGTGGCCATGAAATACTCGGCAATGATGGATACAGTCTTACATAGGCCTTCTTTGTGTTGGCAGCTTCTGTAACTACTCGTAAAATCTCCAACTACATAAataggggtgtgtttagttcacggcaaaattagaagtttggttgaaatcagaacgatgcgacggaaaagttgaaaacttgtgtgtatacaaagttttaatgtgatggaaaaattagaagtttttttttaaaaaaaattggaactaaactcggcctagaTCATGCTCACGTCCAAATTTCGAGACCATTACTAAGATATTTTACAAAGATCTTTACCGGTAGTAGAAATAAATTTAGTCGGCTCATCTTTTTATtagtaatttatttatattatagtCTGAACTATTGATAGTAGAATGTATAAAATTAACGGTTAAAATCAGTTCGACTGATAACATACTTACACAATTGAATACTATCAgtacaaactatcataatatcacTATAAACTAGTAGTAACCAAAAGCTGAGCAACTCAGTTTCTTTTCTCACCCACTACTAACCAactacttaggctgtgtttagatcagaggtgaaaagttttgacgtatcacatcgaatatacggatacacatttgaagtattaaacgtagactaataataaaacaaattacaaattctgcctgtaaactgcgagacgaatttattaagcctaattaatccgtcatcaGTAAATGtttaccacattgtcaaatcatggagtaattaggtttaaaagattcatctggCAATTCACACGCAATtcgtgtaattatttttttgtctatatttaatactttatacatgtgttcaaacatttcatgtgacagggtgaaaagtttttacgtgggaactaaacatgaAATCTTTAGCCCTCAaataggggagagagggagagagaatgtGGCTGTGAGAGTTAAGCCGTTTTGTTGTGTGGTTGGGCCAAACGAACAAAGAAGGCAGCTAGATAGCTAGTTGCTGCTGACAAAAAGGCCTCCTCATTCCTGAATGAATGCATGTAATGCCGGTGCAACAGCTCTGATCGATTGGACGTGTGATGACTCATGAATGGTCGATCCGTCCCTTCCTTGAAATTTTTACCGGAACCAATTGActgaggccgtgtttagattcattttctttttttctttaccaaaaacgtcacatcgaatatgTAGGctcat
This window encodes:
- the LOC4337939 gene encoding uncharacterized protein isoform X1, yielding MNCIKIAMVVTLIIVPLALRGASLLGNAVAAAVVPSSSPEQQQQQQRRPRPPPGSKNGASPSSSAHGQHWKDQSRHAAFTRRRFGTGTGGGGDDGFFSDDKRFSPTGSNPLHNLR
- the LOC4337939 gene encoding uncharacterized protein isoform X2, coding for MNCIKIAMVVTLIIVPLALRGASLLGNAVAAAVVPSSSPEQQQQQQRRPRPPPGSKNGASPSSSAHGQHWKDQSRHAAFTRRRFGTGTGGGGDDGFFSDDKRFSPTGSNPLHNL